One genomic segment of Ictalurus punctatus breed USDA103 chromosome 4, Coco_2.0, whole genome shotgun sequence includes these proteins:
- the c18h3orf33 gene encoding protein C3orf33 homolog isoform X2 codes for MPDSCGDRTEKEQKPSRNIITTVSKFADENLTIIRSISTGLAVAGVIIIARSIRLMTKFVSPSEIPARFIEKNVSIRGKVRSVTERGLEVEHIPIHVPLLSPLLTKRQVATPLSVCLAGVDLTPEGHDWLAATLRTDETVWLRLISRQDESLHCLVSLSGGFLFNTCVNEEILLLGLGRTAPIHGLDPHSRLYWRLQARLLKCELRAERKGQGLWKQESLREKLTQAIRNNSMIAAVKRIIKWASRTKDR; via the exons ATGCCGGACTCGTGTGGTGACCGAACAGAGAAAGAGCAGAAGCCTTCTCGGAATATTATAACCACGGTATCAAAGTTTGCGGATGAAAATCTTACTATTATCCGG AGCATCAGCACAGGGCTTGCAGTAGCCGGTGTGATTATAATAGCACGGAGCATCAGGCtg ATGACCAAATTCGTCTCCCCGTCTGAAATCCCGGCCCGCTTCATTGAGAAAAACGTCAGCATTAGAGGAAAAGTCAGAAGTGTAACGGAGAGAGGGCTAGAAGTGGAACACATCCCGATACATGTCCCCTTATTGTCTCCTTTGCTGACGAAAC GTCAGGTCGCGACCCCGCTGAGCGTGTGTTTGGCCGGGGTGGATTTGACCCCAGAGGGCCATGACTGGCTCGCTGCGACACTGAGGACAGACGAGACGGTGTGGCTACGACTGATCAGCCGCCAGGACGAGAGCCTCCACTGCCTGGTGTCACTCAGCGGG GGTTTTCTCTTTAACACGTGTGTAAACGAGGAGATCCTGCTCTTGGGTCTGGGCAGGACGGCGCCTATCCACGGCCTCGACCCTCACTCGCGTCTCTACTGGAGACTCCAGGCACGGCTGCTGAAGTGTGAGCTCCGGGCCGAGAGGAAGGGCCAGGGCCTCTGGAAACAGGAGAGTCTGAGAGAAAAGCTCACACAAGCCATCAGAAACAACAGCATGATCGCAGCCGTAAAGAGAATCATAAAGTGGGCGTCGAGGACGAAGGATCGGTGA
- the c18h3orf33 gene encoding protein C3orf33 homolog isoform X1, with amino-acid sequence MPDSCGDRTEKEQKPSRNIITTVSKFADENLTIIRSISTGLAVAGVIIIARSIRLVNMTKFVSPSEIPARFIEKNVSIRGKVRSVTERGLEVEHIPIHVPLLSPLLTKRQVATPLSVCLAGVDLTPEGHDWLAATLRTDETVWLRLISRQDESLHCLVSLSGGFLFNTCVNEEILLLGLGRTAPIHGLDPHSRLYWRLQARLLKCELRAERKGQGLWKQESLREKLTQAIRNNSMIAAVKRIIKWASRTKDR; translated from the exons ATGCCGGACTCGTGTGGTGACCGAACAGAGAAAGAGCAGAAGCCTTCTCGGAATATTATAACCACGGTATCAAAGTTTGCGGATGAAAATCTTACTATTATCCGG AGCATCAGCACAGGGCTTGCAGTAGCCGGTGTGATTATAATAGCACGGAGCATCAGGCtggtaaat ATGACCAAATTCGTCTCCCCGTCTGAAATCCCGGCCCGCTTCATTGAGAAAAACGTCAGCATTAGAGGAAAAGTCAGAAGTGTAACGGAGAGAGGGCTAGAAGTGGAACACATCCCGATACATGTCCCCTTATTGTCTCCTTTGCTGACGAAAC GTCAGGTCGCGACCCCGCTGAGCGTGTGTTTGGCCGGGGTGGATTTGACCCCAGAGGGCCATGACTGGCTCGCTGCGACACTGAGGACAGACGAGACGGTGTGGCTACGACTGATCAGCCGCCAGGACGAGAGCCTCCACTGCCTGGTGTCACTCAGCGGG GGTTTTCTCTTTAACACGTGTGTAAACGAGGAGATCCTGCTCTTGGGTCTGGGCAGGACGGCGCCTATCCACGGCCTCGACCCTCACTCGCGTCTCTACTGGAGACTCCAGGCACGGCTGCTGAAGTGTGAGCTCCGGGCCGAGAGGAAGGGCCAGGGCCTCTGGAAACAGGAGAGTCTGAGAGAAAAGCTCACACAAGCCATCAGAAACAACAGCATGATCGCAGCCGTAAAGAGAATCATAAAGTGGGCGTCGAGGACGAAGGATCGGTGA
- the c18h3orf33 gene encoding protein C3orf33 homolog isoform X4 — translation MPDSCGDRTEKEQKPSRNIITTSISTGLAVAGVIIIARSIRLMTKFVSPSEIPARFIEKNVSIRGKVRSVTERGLEVEHIPIHVPLLSPLLTKRQVATPLSVCLAGVDLTPEGHDWLAATLRTDETVWLRLISRQDESLHCLVSLSGGFLFNTCVNEEILLLGLGRTAPIHGLDPHSRLYWRLQARLLKCELRAERKGQGLWKQESLREKLTQAIRNNSMIAAVKRIIKWASRTKDR, via the exons ATGCCGGACTCGTGTGGTGACCGAACAGAGAAAGAGCAGAAGCCTTCTCGGAATATTATAACCACG AGCATCAGCACAGGGCTTGCAGTAGCCGGTGTGATTATAATAGCACGGAGCATCAGGCtg ATGACCAAATTCGTCTCCCCGTCTGAAATCCCGGCCCGCTTCATTGAGAAAAACGTCAGCATTAGAGGAAAAGTCAGAAGTGTAACGGAGAGAGGGCTAGAAGTGGAACACATCCCGATACATGTCCCCTTATTGTCTCCTTTGCTGACGAAAC GTCAGGTCGCGACCCCGCTGAGCGTGTGTTTGGCCGGGGTGGATTTGACCCCAGAGGGCCATGACTGGCTCGCTGCGACACTGAGGACAGACGAGACGGTGTGGCTACGACTGATCAGCCGCCAGGACGAGAGCCTCCACTGCCTGGTGTCACTCAGCGGG GGTTTTCTCTTTAACACGTGTGTAAACGAGGAGATCCTGCTCTTGGGTCTGGGCAGGACGGCGCCTATCCACGGCCTCGACCCTCACTCGCGTCTCTACTGGAGACTCCAGGCACGGCTGCTGAAGTGTGAGCTCCGGGCCGAGAGGAAGGGCCAGGGCCTCTGGAAACAGGAGAGTCTGAGAGAAAAGCTCACACAAGCCATCAGAAACAACAGCATGATCGCAGCCGTAAAGAGAATCATAAAGTGGGCGTCGAGGACGAAGGATCGGTGA
- the c18h3orf33 gene encoding protein C3orf33 homolog isoform X3, translated as MPDSCGDRTEKEQKPSRNIITTSISTGLAVAGVIIIARSIRLVNMTKFVSPSEIPARFIEKNVSIRGKVRSVTERGLEVEHIPIHVPLLSPLLTKRQVATPLSVCLAGVDLTPEGHDWLAATLRTDETVWLRLISRQDESLHCLVSLSGGFLFNTCVNEEILLLGLGRTAPIHGLDPHSRLYWRLQARLLKCELRAERKGQGLWKQESLREKLTQAIRNNSMIAAVKRIIKWASRTKDR; from the exons ATGCCGGACTCGTGTGGTGACCGAACAGAGAAAGAGCAGAAGCCTTCTCGGAATATTATAACCACG AGCATCAGCACAGGGCTTGCAGTAGCCGGTGTGATTATAATAGCACGGAGCATCAGGCtggtaaat ATGACCAAATTCGTCTCCCCGTCTGAAATCCCGGCCCGCTTCATTGAGAAAAACGTCAGCATTAGAGGAAAAGTCAGAAGTGTAACGGAGAGAGGGCTAGAAGTGGAACACATCCCGATACATGTCCCCTTATTGTCTCCTTTGCTGACGAAAC GTCAGGTCGCGACCCCGCTGAGCGTGTGTTTGGCCGGGGTGGATTTGACCCCAGAGGGCCATGACTGGCTCGCTGCGACACTGAGGACAGACGAGACGGTGTGGCTACGACTGATCAGCCGCCAGGACGAGAGCCTCCACTGCCTGGTGTCACTCAGCGGG GGTTTTCTCTTTAACACGTGTGTAAACGAGGAGATCCTGCTCTTGGGTCTGGGCAGGACGGCGCCTATCCACGGCCTCGACCCTCACTCGCGTCTCTACTGGAGACTCCAGGCACGGCTGCTGAAGTGTGAGCTCCGGGCCGAGAGGAAGGGCCAGGGCCTCTGGAAACAGGAGAGTCTGAGAGAAAAGCTCACACAAGCCATCAGAAACAACAGCATGATCGCAGCCGTAAAGAGAATCATAAAGTGGGCGTCGAGGACGAAGGATCGGTGA